AGCCGCAGGAAGTCTGGTTATAAGTCCAGGGGAGGTATTTTTGCTAACCAGCGACGGTATTACTGAAGCCACGATTAGCGAAGAGGATATCGATGATAGCGCCCACCCTCGGACAAATTCAATGCTGAATCAAACAGGTCTCTGGCGGCTTCTCACCCAAGAGCGAACCCCCCTAAACCTCAATAAACTCCTGGAGCGCATTCAAGCGCATAATCCCATTCAGGAAGACGACCAAACCATTCTCTCTCTGGAGGTTCTGTAGTCCATGAGAACTGAGCTTCACGTACCCAGCGACTTAAAATTTTTAACCATTGTTGAAAACTGGCTGCTAGGCTCTTTGGAAGTTGAACTAGGGAACCATGTAGATTGGCCTCGACAGTCAAATCGCTTGCGTTTAGTGCTGGTCGAAGCGTACTCCAATGTCGTGCGCCATGCCCACCGCAATCAACCCAACCTACCCGTCCTAATCCGCCTAGAAGTCAAAGAGCGCGATATTGCTCTAGAAATTTGGGACCACGGTAAAGGTTTTGATCTGTCAACTTATTTGCCACCCACCCCTG
The genomic region above belongs to Trichocoleus desertorum ATA4-8-CV12 and contains:
- a CDS encoding anti-sigma regulatory factor, with the protein product MRTELHVPSDLKFLTIVENWLLGSLEVELGNHVDWPRQSNRLRLVLVEAYSNVVRHAHRNQPNLPVLIRLEVKERDIALEIWDHGKGFDLSTYLPPTPEDKQESGYGWLILNRLMDRVEYRLQVNGRNCLKLEASLPDEANSKLNSH